The Rhododendron vialii isolate Sample 1 chromosome 6a, ASM3025357v1 genome includes a window with the following:
- the LOC131331059 gene encoding uncharacterized protein LOC131331059 isoform X1: protein MDNSVPGNPQEVIVPPAEGVAGGGTAYGWGDSGIHDSSTLRGTIDPTKVPSTDLVHVWCMPSTATVGPHDMPRPLEPVSLLAARNERESIQIAIRPKVYWGGSGVAGAVQVQCTDLCSPAGDRLVVGQSLTLRRVVPVLGVPDALVPLDMPVSLISLSPGETTTIWVSIDVPSAQPPGQYEGELIITATKADAGSAAQCLGKAEKHNLYRELRNCLEIVEPVDGKPMDEVVERVKSAATSLRRVLLSPSFADFFSENGLVDMMDEDAISNLSIHLKLSLTVWDFVLPVTPSLPAVIGISDTVIEDRFGVEHGSTEWYEALDQHFKWLLQYKISPYFCRWGDSMRVLTYTSPWPADHPKSDEYLSDPRLAAYAVPHSRVVSCGDTAEDYLQREVEILKTKSHWKKAYFYLWDEPLNVEHYDSLRSMAAEIHVYAPDARVLTTYYCGPSDAPLAPNNLEAFLKVPEYLRPHTQIYCTSEWVLGNREDLAKDIIAELQPESGEEWWTYVCLGPSDPLPNWHLGMRGTQHRAVMWRVWKEGGTGFLYWGANCYEKATVASAEIRFRRGLPPGDGVLFYPGEAFSSSHEPVASLRLERLLSGLQDIEYLQLYASRFGRDESLSLLEKTGMYLGPERYTHEHMPIDMMRSEIFRTCRS from the exons ATGGACAACTCCG TACCAGGAAACCCTCAGGAAGTGATAGTGCCACCAGCTGAAGGTGTTGCTGGAGGGGGAACAGCATACGGGTGGGGTGATAGTGGCATTCATGATTCTAGTACTCTCAGGGGAACAATTGATCCTACCAAAGTTCCATCTACGGATTTAGTGCATGTTTGGTGCATGCCGAGTACAGCAACAGTTGGACCACATGACATGCCTCGACCTTTGGAACCT GTATCACTTCTGGCAGCAAGAAACGAGAGGGAAAGCATTCAAATTGCTAtacgtccaaaagtgtattggggTGGTTCAGGTGTTGCAGGGGCTGTACAAGTTCAGTGCACTGACCTATGCTCCCCTGCTGGTGACAG GTTGGTAGTCGGTCAGTCACTGACATTGCGGCGCGTGGTACCTGTCTTGGGTGTTCCAGATGCACTTGTACCCCTTGATATGCCAGTCTCGCTGATTAGTCTATCTCCAGG TGAAACAACAACTATTTGGGTTTCCATAGATGTCCCTAGTGCGCAGCCCCCAGGTCAATATGAAGGCGAGCTCATTATTACTGCTACAAAGGCAGATGCAGG ATCTGCAGCACAATGCTTGGGAAAAGCTGAGAAGCATAATCTGTATAGAGAACTTAGAAATTGTCTTGAGATTGTGGAGCCTGTTGATGGAAAACCAATGGATGAAGTG gtaGAAAGAGTGAAATCTGCCGCTACATCTTTAAGAAGAGTTCTTTTGTCGCCATCATTTGCTGATTTCTTTTCAGAAAATGGACTGGTCGATATGATGGATGAGGATGCTATTTCAAACCTTTCGATACACTTGAAGCTGAGCTTGACAGTCTGGGATTTTGTTCTCCCTGTTACACCTTCGCTTCCCGCTGTTATTGGT ATATCTGATACTGTAATTGAGGATCGTTTTGGGGTTGAACATGGGAGCACTGAGTGGTACGAGGCATTGGATCAGCATTTTAAGTGGCTGCTTCAATATAAAATCAGCCCATACTTTTGCAGATGGGGTGACAGCATGCGTGTTTTGACATATACCAGTCCATGGCCAG CTGATCATCCAAAATCAGATGAATATCTTTCAGACCCACGACTTGCCGCATATGCTGTACCACACAGTCGGGTAGTATCTTG CGGTGATACAGCAGAGGACTACTTGCAAAGGGAAGTAGAGATCTTGAAAACAAAGAGTCACTGGAAAAAAGCTTATTTCTACCTGTGGGATGAG CCGCTGAATGTGGAACATTATGATTCTCTTCGTAGCATGGCCGCTGAAATTCACGTGTATGCTCCTGATGCTCGTGTTCTTACCACCTATTACTGTG GTCCAAGTGATGCACCCCTTGCTCCTAATAATTTAGAAGCTTTTTTGAAAGTTCCAGAGTACCTAAGGCCGCATACTCAAATATATTGCACAAG TGAATGGGTGCTTGGTAACCGAGAGGATCTTGCAAAGGATATTATTGCTGAACTACAACCAGAAAGCGGTGAG GAATGGTGGACATATGTGTGCTTGGGACCATCTGATCCTCTTCCTAACTGGCACCTTGGAATGAGAGGTACACAACACCGTGCAGTGATGTGGCGAGTGTGGAAAGAAGGGGGAACAGGATTTTTGTACTGGGGAGCAAATTGCTATGAAAAAGCAACAGTTGCCAGTGCAGAG ATTAGATTCAGGCGTGGTCTTCCCCCAGGTGACGGAGTCTTATTTTACCCTGGTGAGGCTTTCTCATCTTCGCATGAACCAGTTGCTTCCCTTAGACTGGAGAGACTTCTCAGTGGCCTTCAg GACATCGAATATCTCCAACTTTATGCATCCAGATTTGGCCGGGATGAAAGTCTCTCTCTTTTAGAAAAAACCGGCATGTATCTGGGTCCTGAGCGTTACACTCATGAACATATGCCGATAGACATGATGCGGAGCGAGATATTCAGGACATGCCGatcctaa
- the LOC131331059 gene encoding uncharacterized protein LOC131331059 isoform X2 produces the protein MGKWFTLKVSLLAARNERESIQIAIRPKVYWGGSGVAGAVQVQCTDLCSPAGDRLVVGQSLTLRRVVPVLGVPDALVPLDMPVSLISLSPGETTTIWVSIDVPSAQPPGQYEGELIITATKADAGSAAQCLGKAEKHNLYRELRNCLEIVEPVDGKPMDEVVERVKSAATSLRRVLLSPSFADFFSENGLVDMMDEDAISNLSIHLKLSLTVWDFVLPVTPSLPAVIGISDTVIEDRFGVEHGSTEWYEALDQHFKWLLQYKISPYFCRWGDSMRVLTYTSPWPADHPKSDEYLSDPRLAAYAVPHSRVVSCGDTAEDYLQREVEILKTKSHWKKAYFYLWDEPLNVEHYDSLRSMAAEIHVYAPDARVLTTYYCGPSDAPLAPNNLEAFLKVPEYLRPHTQIYCTSEWVLGNREDLAKDIIAELQPESGEEWWTYVCLGPSDPLPNWHLGMRGTQHRAVMWRVWKEGGTGFLYWGANCYEKATVASAEIRFRRGLPPGDGVLFYPGEAFSSSHEPVASLRLERLLSGLQDIEYLQLYASRFGRDESLSLLEKTGMYLGPERYTHEHMPIDMMRSEIFRTCRS, from the exons ATGGGAAAATGGTTTACCTTGAAGGTATCACTTCTGGCAGCAAGAAACGAGAGGGAAAGCATTCAAATTGCTAtacgtccaaaagtgtattggggTGGTTCAGGTGTTGCAGGGGCTGTACAAGTTCAGTGCACTGACCTATGCTCCCCTGCTGGTGACAG GTTGGTAGTCGGTCAGTCACTGACATTGCGGCGCGTGGTACCTGTCTTGGGTGTTCCAGATGCACTTGTACCCCTTGATATGCCAGTCTCGCTGATTAGTCTATCTCCAGG TGAAACAACAACTATTTGGGTTTCCATAGATGTCCCTAGTGCGCAGCCCCCAGGTCAATATGAAGGCGAGCTCATTATTACTGCTACAAAGGCAGATGCAGG ATCTGCAGCACAATGCTTGGGAAAAGCTGAGAAGCATAATCTGTATAGAGAACTTAGAAATTGTCTTGAGATTGTGGAGCCTGTTGATGGAAAACCAATGGATGAAGTG gtaGAAAGAGTGAAATCTGCCGCTACATCTTTAAGAAGAGTTCTTTTGTCGCCATCATTTGCTGATTTCTTTTCAGAAAATGGACTGGTCGATATGATGGATGAGGATGCTATTTCAAACCTTTCGATACACTTGAAGCTGAGCTTGACAGTCTGGGATTTTGTTCTCCCTGTTACACCTTCGCTTCCCGCTGTTATTGGT ATATCTGATACTGTAATTGAGGATCGTTTTGGGGTTGAACATGGGAGCACTGAGTGGTACGAGGCATTGGATCAGCATTTTAAGTGGCTGCTTCAATATAAAATCAGCCCATACTTTTGCAGATGGGGTGACAGCATGCGTGTTTTGACATATACCAGTCCATGGCCAG CTGATCATCCAAAATCAGATGAATATCTTTCAGACCCACGACTTGCCGCATATGCTGTACCACACAGTCGGGTAGTATCTTG CGGTGATACAGCAGAGGACTACTTGCAAAGGGAAGTAGAGATCTTGAAAACAAAGAGTCACTGGAAAAAAGCTTATTTCTACCTGTGGGATGAG CCGCTGAATGTGGAACATTATGATTCTCTTCGTAGCATGGCCGCTGAAATTCACGTGTATGCTCCTGATGCTCGTGTTCTTACCACCTATTACTGTG GTCCAAGTGATGCACCCCTTGCTCCTAATAATTTAGAAGCTTTTTTGAAAGTTCCAGAGTACCTAAGGCCGCATACTCAAATATATTGCACAAG TGAATGGGTGCTTGGTAACCGAGAGGATCTTGCAAAGGATATTATTGCTGAACTACAACCAGAAAGCGGTGAG GAATGGTGGACATATGTGTGCTTGGGACCATCTGATCCTCTTCCTAACTGGCACCTTGGAATGAGAGGTACACAACACCGTGCAGTGATGTGGCGAGTGTGGAAAGAAGGGGGAACAGGATTTTTGTACTGGGGAGCAAATTGCTATGAAAAAGCAACAGTTGCCAGTGCAGAG ATTAGATTCAGGCGTGGTCTTCCCCCAGGTGACGGAGTCTTATTTTACCCTGGTGAGGCTTTCTCATCTTCGCATGAACCAGTTGCTTCCCTTAGACTGGAGAGACTTCTCAGTGGCCTTCAg GACATCGAATATCTCCAACTTTATGCATCCAGATTTGGCCGGGATGAAAGTCTCTCTCTTTTAGAAAAAACCGGCATGTATCTGGGTCCTGAGCGTTACACTCATGAACATATGCCGATAGACATGATGCGGAGCGAGATATTCAGGACATGCCGatcctaa
- the LOC131331060 gene encoding probable protein phosphatase 2C 55: MPSNYFSSLGAAFKREIQRSISGKEVALQDSLGVFVGQGKLLFGSTRWFHSRAAFATHADLHVLVHPGTLVAAQSNLHLVNQRRNLSVVGALSRTFSIPSISGPAFQICGYHVDCLLSQPSQFSSGIQSQKTRMAFCGSRAAFGDCSVNNLTSKLGQLTVSTNNAAIFYSNRSVHRCTNVRMGLENTGLLNNCFVNGYVIHTGTKRSGNSIPCLRFELKCFHSSSPACSSAETAPDVSFDNSGRAEQKDLAGRTLKLVSGSCYLPHPEKEETGGEDAHFICEDEQAIGVADGVGGWADLGVDAGQFARELMSHSVAAVREEPKGSIDPARVLEKAHSSTKAKGSSTACIIALTDQGLHAINLGDSGFIVVRDGCTIFRSPVQQHDFNFTYQLESGTGGDLPSSGQVFTIPVAPGDVVIAGTDGLFDNLYNNEVTAVVVHAVRAGLGPQVTAQKIAALARQRAQDKNRQTPFSTAAQDAGFRYYGGKLDDITVVVSYITSTSNESSSPSTSDSG; encoded by the exons ATGCCATCTAATTATTTCTCCAGTCTTGGTGCTGCCTTCAAGCGGGAAATCCAGAGATCAATATCAGGGAAAGAAGTTGCCCTCCAAGACTCATTGGGTGTATTTGTTGGCCAGGGGAAATTGTTGTTTGGCAGCACTAGATGGTTCCATTCCAGAGCAGCGTTTGCAACTCATGCTGATCTTCATGTGCTTGTACATCCAGGAACTCTTGTTGCTGCACAATCGAATTTGCATTTGGTAAACCAAAGAAGGAATCTCTCAGTTGTTGGAGCACTTTCTCGTACATTTTCTATTCCGTCTATTTCAGGACCTGCATTTCAGATTTGTGGTTATCATGTTGATTGCCTACTATCTCAACCCAGCCAATTTTCTTCGGGCATACAGTCGCAGAAGACACGCATGGCTTTTTGTGGTTCTAGAGCTGCATTTGGTGACTGTTCCGTAAACAATTTAACTTCAAAGCTTGGGCAGCTCACAGTTTCAACAAATAATGCTGCTATTTTTTACAGCAACAGAAGTGTTCACAGGTGCACAAACGTCAGAATGGGTCTGGAGAATACAGGACTACTCAACAACTGTTTTGTTAACGGATACGTCATACACACTGGTACGAAAAGGAGTGGCAACTCAATTCCGTGCTTGAGGTTTGAGTTAAAGTGCTTTCACAGCTCGTCACCTGCATGTTCTTCTGCTGAGACTGCTCCTGATGTGTCCTTTGATAACTCTGGACGTGCGGAACA GAAGGATCTAGCAGGGAGAACACTGAAGCTAGTTTCAGGTTCATGCTACTTGCCTCAtccagaaaaagaagaaactggTGGGGAGGATGCTCACTTTATTTGTGAGGATGAACAAGCAATTGGTGTGGCGGATGGTGTTGGTGGTTGGGCTGATCTGGGTGTTGATGCAGGGCAATTTGCTCGCGAACTCATGTCTCATTCAGTAGCTGCAGTTAGGGAGGAGCCTAAGGGTTCTATTGACCCAGCCAGGGTCTTGGAGAAGGCTCACTCAAGCACAAAAGCCAAAGGATCCTCAACTGCTTGTATCATAGCCCTCACCGATCAG GGTTTACATGCTATTAATTTAGGAGACAGTGGGTTCATTGTGGTTAGAGATGGATGCACCATTTTCCGATCCCCTGTACAGCAGCATGATTTCAATTTCACATATCAACTGGAGAGTGGAACTGGTGGTGATTTGCCTAGCTCTGGCCAG GTTTTTACAATACCTGTTGCTCCAGGAGATGTTGTCATTGCTGGCACCGATGGACTATTTGATAATTTGTACAACAATGAGGTTACTGCAGTGGTGGTTCATGCCGTGAGAGCTGGCTTGGGGCCTCAAGTTACAGCTCAGAAGATAGCAGCACTGGCACGTCAACGAGCACAGGATAAGAATCGACAAACACCATTCTCAACTGCTGCACAAGATGCTGGATTCCGTTATTATGGTGGGAAGCTTGATGACATAACTGTTGTTGTCTCCTATATTACCAGCACGAGCAAT GAGTCCTCTTCTCCTTCAACCAGCGACTCTGGTTAG
- the LOC131331062 gene encoding arabinosyltransferase RRA2-like, producing MAGVRRDGSLMREKGGHSFRGSRIAAAVAIGVLLGCVCAFAFPNGFFSPAPSMRNRRISKSDLEIGSLSCESSEKISMLKTDMMRLTGKNAELKKQVRDLTEKLRLVEQGKGHAQEQYVVSGEQPKAGPFGTVKSLRTLPTVLPDESVNPRLAKLLEKVAVRKELIVALANSNVQSMLEVWYTSIKKVGIPNYLVVALDDGIANLCQSNSVPFYKRDPDEGIDSVAKTGTNHAVSGLKFRILREFLQLGYSVLLSDVDIVYLQNPFDHLHRDSDVESMSDGHNNVTAYGYNDVFDEPAMGWARYAHTMRIWVYNSGFFYIRPTIPSIELLDRVAERLSRPPPAWDQAVFNEELFFPSHPGYIGLHAAKRTLDMYLFMNSKVLFKTVRKDAKLKKLMPVIVHVNYHPDKLLRMKAVVEFYVNGKKDALDPFPDGSDW from the exons ATGGCCGGCGTTCGCAGAGACGGATCGCTGATGAGGGAGAAAGGCGGTCATTCTTTCCGCGGGTCTCGAATTGCCGCCGCTGTTGCGATCGGAGTATTACTTGGCTGCGTCTGCGCCTTCGCGTTCCCCAACGGATTCTTCTCCCCTGCTCCCTCGATGCGGAATCGCCGAATCTCCAAATCAGATCTTGAG ATTGGTTCGTTGTCGTGTGAATCCTCGGAAAAGATTAGCATGTTAAAGACAGATATGATGAGGCTAACAGGGAAGAATGCTGAGTTGAAGAAGCAAGTAAGAGACCTAACAGAGAAGTTAAGGCTCGTTGAACAGGGAAAAGGTCATGCTCAGGAACAATATGTGGTGTCTGGCGAACAGCCCAAAGCTGGGCCTTTTGGTACAGTCAAGAGTTTGAGAACCCTCCCTACTGTACTTCCTGATGAATCAGTGAACCCTAGATTGGCAAAACTTTTGGAGAAAGTTGCTGTGAGAAAGGAACTCATAGTTGCGCTTGCTAATTCTAATGTGCAATCAATGTTAGAGGTATGGTACACTAGTATAAAAAAAGTGGGTATACCTAATTACCTTGTGGTGGCGTTGGACGATGGAATTGCTAATTTATGTCAATCAAACAGTGTTCCATTTTATAAGAGAGATCCAGATGAGGGCATTGACAGTGTTGCAAAAACGGGAACTAACCATGCCGTTTCAGGATTAAAGTTTCGAATATTAAGAGAGTTTCTACAGTTGGGTTACAGTGTTCTTTTGTCTGATGTCGATATAGTGTACTTGCAAAATCCATTTGACCACCTACATCGCGATTCAGATGTAGAGTCCATGTCTGATGGCCACAATAACGTGACTGCTTATGGATACAACGATGTCTTTGATGAACCTGCTATGGGTTGGGCTAGATATGCTCACACGATGCGGATATGGGTTTACAATTCTGGTTTCTTTTATATAAGGCCCACAATTCCTTCGATTGAGCTTTTAGATCGTGTGGCAGAGCGGCTTTCCCGTCCACCTCCTGCATGGGACCAGGCTGTCTTCAACGAGGAGCTCTTTTTCCCTTCACATCCTGGGTACATTGGACTTCATGCTGCTAAGAGGACATTGGATATGTATCTCTTTATGAATAGTAAGGTTCTATTCAAGACTGTACGAAAAGACGCTAAGCTTAAAAAGCTGATGCCGGTAATTGTGCATGTGAATTATCATCCTGATAAGCTTCTGAGAATGAAAGCAGTTGTTGAGTTCTATGTTAATGGCAAGAAAGATGCGTTGGATCCCTTCCCTGATGGTTCTGATTGGTAG